From one Lotus japonicus ecotype B-129 chromosome 3, LjGifu_v1.2 genomic stretch:
- the LOC130744839 gene encoding B3 domain-containing transcription factor VRN1-like: MPWRNAMLPIHFFKIILKTNLERLKIPNKFTEIFEGDLSNPIFIKPPDSTKWEVYWIKQNGEVWFEKGWKKFAQNYSLDYGNMVVFKYAGTSELDVIILGQSALEIDYTENLDQIDDDEPVSDQNARQKSLLLSPRPHKKMRSEEPTQRTSSLNLPKEAKAKEVAEKFISYSPFFTVSIKNVNLTKNYLCVPDLEGVIENKKKQVRLQNGKNSWNVNLLCRLGPTSTRRFCAGWNLFARENKLLPGDVCVFELLNKEDSVFKVHVYK, from the exons ATGCCTTGGAGAAATGCTATGCTACCTATCCATTTCTTCAAGATTATTCTTAAAACTAATCTTGAAAGGCTT AAAATACCCAACAAATTTACAGAGATATTTGAAGGTGATTTATCAAATCCAATATTTATCAAGCCTCCGGATAGTACTAAATGGGAAGTTTATTGGATAAAACAGAATGGCGAGGTTTGGTTCGAAAAAGGTTGGAAGAAATTTGCTCAAAATTACTCTCTTGATTATGGGAACATGGTGGTGTTTAAATATGCAGGAACTTCAGAGCTTGATGTAATAATACTTGGCCAGAGTGCTCTAgaaatagactatactgaaaaTCTTGATCAGATCGATGATGATGAACCGGTTTCGGATCAAAATGCTAGACAAAAATCGCTATTATTATCTCCTCGACCTCATAAGAAAATGAGAA GTGAGGAGCCTACTCAAAGAACTTCATCACTGAATTTGCCCAAGGAAGCTAAAGCAAAGGAAGTAGCTGAAAAGTTCATCTCATACAGTCCTTTTTTCACAGTTTCCATAAAGAATGTTAATCTGACAAAAAATTACCTG TGTGTCCCAGATTTGGAAGGTGTTATTGAGAATAAGAAGAAGCAAGTGAGGCTGCAAAATGGAAAAAATTCATGGAATGTGAATTTGCTCTGTCGTCTAGGTCCTACTTCAACTCGTCGTTTCTGTGCTGGTTGGAACTTATTCGCAAGGGAAAATAAACTGCTACCAGGGGATGTTTGTGTCTTTGAACTGTTAAACAAAGAAGATTCAGTTTTTAAAGTTCATGTTTATAAATGA